Proteins from a genomic interval of Gordonia sp. SL306:
- a CDS encoding mycofactocin-coupled SDR family oxidoreductase, whose product MNRMRDQVVLVTGAAKGMGRSHCVRLAEEGASVIAVDLEASADDLAGTAREVDWVGGRCVTAGADIRDFESLAGAVRGGVDELGRLDAVVANAGVYPEARPSWEIDDDSWRRVIDINLTGAWHTVKATVPLMEPGGSLVIIGSTNGLKGMAGTAHYCASKHGVVGLTQTLANELGPNGIRVNAVHPGSVGTSMILNERVFAKLRPDLAAPAEDDAAVALASRNLLGVPWVSPVDVSNAVLFLLSAEARYVTGTNVVVDAGLVAKVS is encoded by the coding sequence ATGAATCGCATGCGTGATCAGGTCGTCCTGGTCACCGGCGCGGCCAAGGGGATGGGGCGAAGCCACTGCGTGCGGCTCGCAGAGGAGGGCGCGAGTGTCATCGCGGTCGACCTCGAGGCGTCTGCCGACGATCTGGCCGGCACGGCGCGCGAGGTCGACTGGGTGGGTGGGCGCTGCGTGACCGCTGGTGCCGACATCCGCGACTTCGAGAGCCTCGCTGGGGCTGTTCGCGGCGGCGTCGACGAGCTCGGCCGCCTCGACGCCGTGGTCGCCAACGCGGGTGTCTACCCGGAGGCCCGCCCATCGTGGGAGATCGACGATGACAGCTGGCGCCGCGTCATCGACATCAATCTGACCGGAGCGTGGCACACGGTGAAGGCGACGGTGCCCTTGATGGAACCGGGCGGATCGTTGGTGATCATCGGTTCGACCAACGGGCTCAAGGGGATGGCCGGAACGGCGCACTACTGCGCGAGCAAGCATGGTGTCGTCGGGCTGACCCAGACATTGGCGAACGAACTCGGCCCGAACGGTATTCGAGTGAACGCCGTCCATCCGGGATCGGTGGGTACGTCGATGATCCTCAATGAACGGGTCTTTGCGAAGCTGCGCCCGGACCTCGCAGCACCCGCCGAGGACGACGCCGCAGTCGCGCTCGCCTCCCGCAATCTCCTGGGCGTGCCGTGGGTCAGCCCCGTCGACGTCAGCAACGCCGTGCTGTTCCTGTTGTCCGCGGAAGCACGCTACGTCACCGGGACGAATGTCGTGGTGGACGCCGGCCTCGTGGCGAAGGTCTCGTGA
- a CDS encoding TetR/AcrR family transcriptional regulator has protein sequence MVDGEVGRGRGRPRDERLDEKILDATRALIDEVGYHQTTMDAIAARAGVGKASLYRRWPTKAAVITDAVAADLAAPPAPDTGSVGGDALSYLRDLRHALTLLGGPSVVAGALAERGEAGQLELREILRAWNEPGAALLRRGITRSELPADLPIEVIVDSWTGYLIYQIVLVRVVPSDDDLRRLVGLLSAG, from the coding sequence ATGGTCGACGGTGAGGTCGGGCGAGGGCGAGGTCGCCCACGAGACGAGCGACTCGACGAGAAGATCCTCGACGCCACCAGGGCGCTCATCGACGAGGTCGGATATCACCAGACCACGATGGATGCCATCGCCGCCCGTGCGGGCGTGGGCAAGGCGTCGTTGTATCGGCGCTGGCCGACGAAGGCCGCGGTCATCACCGACGCCGTCGCTGCCGACCTCGCCGCCCCACCGGCTCCCGATACGGGTTCGGTCGGCGGGGACGCCCTGAGCTATCTGCGCGACCTCAGGCACGCGCTGACGCTGCTGGGTGGGCCGTCCGTGGTCGCCGGAGCGCTCGCCGAGCGCGGCGAGGCCGGGCAGCTCGAATTGCGTGAGATCCTTCGCGCATGGAACGAGCCGGGAGCGGCGCTCCTGCGTCGGGGGATCACACGATCGGAACTACCTGCCGACCTGCCGATCGAGGTCATCGTCGACAGCTGGACCGGGTACCTGATCTATCAGATCGTGTTGGTCCGCGTGGTGCCGTCCGACGACGACCTGCGTCGGCTCGTCGGTCTGTTGTCCGCGGGATGA
- a CDS encoding MaoC/PaaZ C-terminal domain-containing protein: MPIDPSVAVGADLGEVSFEWSASDVALYHLAVGAAADPMDTTGLAYVDDVAPKVLPTFAAVAASFHMTEPPTVNFPGIDIDLAKVVHGSEKITAHRPLPAAGKATSRTRIIEVQDKGSAAVVILEAATSDDAGPLWTTQWSIFAKGEGGFGGERGASAKVAYPDREPDHRLSVPTLPQQALLYRLCGDRNPLHSDPEFAANAGFPRPILHGRCTYGSVCRAVTDVVLGGDVTAVRDYSASFAGVVFPGETLDVNVWDEGEQLLVTATVADRDGAPALANVVLTVAR; encoded by the coding sequence GTGCCCATCGATCCATCCGTAGCCGTCGGCGCCGATCTCGGCGAGGTCTCCTTCGAGTGGTCCGCCTCCGACGTCGCGCTGTATCACCTCGCCGTCGGCGCAGCGGCCGACCCGATGGACACCACCGGGCTCGCCTACGTCGACGACGTCGCGCCGAAGGTTCTACCGACGTTCGCTGCTGTCGCCGCGTCGTTCCACATGACCGAGCCCCCGACGGTCAACTTTCCCGGCATCGACATCGATCTCGCGAAGGTGGTGCACGGGAGCGAGAAGATCACCGCGCATCGTCCACTGCCGGCGGCCGGCAAGGCGACGAGCCGGACGCGGATCATCGAGGTCCAGGACAAGGGCTCCGCGGCGGTCGTCATCCTGGAAGCAGCGACCTCCGACGATGCCGGTCCGCTCTGGACCACCCAGTGGTCGATCTTCGCCAAGGGCGAGGGCGGCTTCGGCGGCGAACGCGGCGCGTCCGCCAAAGTGGCCTACCCGGATCGAGAACCCGACCATCGACTGTCGGTGCCGACGCTCCCGCAACAGGCACTGCTCTACCGGCTGTGCGGTGACCGTAATCCGTTGCACTCGGACCCGGAGTTCGCCGCGAATGCCGGTTTCCCGCGTCCGATCCTGCACGGTCGCTGCACCTACGGCTCAGTCTGCCGCGCCGTCACGGATGTCGTCCTCGGTGGCGATGTCACCGCGGTCCGCGACTACTCGGCGTCCTTCGCCGGTGTGGTGTTCCCCGGTGAGACGCTGGACGTGAACGTCTGGGACGAGGGCGAGCAACTTCTCGTCACGGCAACCGTCGCCGACCGCGACGGCGCGCCGGCACTGGCGAACGTGGTACTCACCGTCGCGCGCTGA
- a CDS encoding mycofactocin-coupled SDR family oxidoreductase yields the protein MGRVAGRVALVTGAARGIGRAQVLRFAEEGADIIALDICRSVETTVTPPSTPEDLAEVALLAEKQGSRVISAVVDVRDGELLRDTVDAAVADLGGLDIVCATAGITSKGAAVELGDDEWDTMLDVNLTGVWQTCKATAPHLIEKGAGAMILTSSIAGLRGLSGVAHYVSAKHGVVGLMRSLAHELAPYGIRVNSVHPTNVDTPMIQNPMVRKAFRPDLENPTREEFAAAAQTMNMLPVPWIEPVDIANAALFLASDEARYITAVTLPVDAGSTQR from the coding sequence ATGGGCCGCGTGGCAGGGCGGGTGGCGCTGGTGACCGGTGCGGCGCGCGGTATCGGGCGAGCTCAGGTGTTGCGCTTCGCCGAAGAAGGGGCCGACATCATCGCCCTCGACATCTGCCGGTCCGTGGAGACGACGGTGACACCGCCATCGACCCCCGAAGACCTCGCCGAGGTGGCATTGCTTGCCGAGAAGCAGGGCTCACGGGTGATCTCCGCTGTCGTCGACGTCCGCGACGGCGAGCTCCTCCGCGACACCGTCGACGCTGCTGTCGCTGATCTCGGTGGCCTCGACATCGTCTGTGCAACAGCGGGCATCACCTCGAAGGGCGCGGCGGTCGAACTCGGCGACGACGAGTGGGACACGATGCTCGATGTCAATCTCACGGGAGTGTGGCAGACCTGCAAGGCGACCGCACCGCACCTCATCGAGAAGGGTGCTGGTGCGATGATCCTGACCAGCTCCATCGCCGGGCTGCGGGGACTCTCCGGAGTTGCCCACTACGTGTCCGCCAAGCACGGCGTCGTCGGCCTGATGCGGTCGCTGGCACATGAACTGGCGCCGTACGGCATTCGGGTGAACTCGGTACATCCGACCAACGTCGACACGCCGATGATCCAGAACCCCATGGTCCGCAAAGCGTTCCGGCCCGATCTGGAGAACCCCACCCGCGAGGAGTTTGCGGCCGCGGCCCAGACGATGAACATGTTGCCGGTCCCGTGGATCGAACCGGTCGACATCGCGAACGCCGCGCTGTTCCTCGCCTCGGACGAGGCGCGATACATCACGGCGGTCACGCTGCCCGTGGATGCGGGGTCGACGCAACGCTGA
- a CDS encoding tyrosine-protein phosphatase has translation MISPASDSDRQPTREGGNNPVLTTIRRRHPRRRCGRQHLPDVGRDRHAPTVHTGVVYRSNALNTLTDVDKQKLVALGVTDIVDVRSPNEVAASPDGLPPLRYIKQPIRDPDNDFYLTVNRIIGSGPAAQQQALGGAKAVRMMQDYYRWMITDAAARRQVGSTLRDIATGAPDQDAAPRRSASAVRIARRRELSVTRSCGPPLAYHFCNVF, from the coding sequence GTGATTTCGCCCGCATCAGATTCTGATCGACAACCCACTCGAGAAGGAGGGAACAATCCTGTCCTGACCACGATTCGCCGTCGGCATCCGCGGCGCCGTTGCGGCCGTCAGCATCTGCCTGACGTCGGTCGGGATCGCCACGCTCCCACCGTCCACACCGGCGTCGTCTATCGCAGCAATGCACTCAACACGTTGACCGATGTGGATAAGCAGAAGCTCGTCGCACTGGGCGTCACTGACATCGTCGACGTCCGGTCACCCAACGAGGTCGCCGCGAGCCCGGACGGTCTCCCGCCGCTCCGGTACATCAAGCAGCCGATAAGGGATCCCGACAACGATTTCTATCTGACGGTCAACCGGATCATCGGCAGTGGCCCGGCGGCCCAGCAGCAGGCCCTCGGTGGGGCCAAGGCAGTGCGCATGATGCAGGACTACTACCGCTGGATGATCACGGACGCGGCCGCCCGCCGCCAGGTCGGCTCGACCCTGCGTGACATCGCCACGGGGGCTCCGGACCAAGATGCTGCGCCGCGGCGGTCTGCCTCCGCTGTTCGGATCGCTCGACGACGGGAGCTCTCAGTGACCCGGAGTTGCGGGCCTCCTCTGGCGTACCATTTCTGCAACGTGTTCTAA
- a CDS encoding MFS transporter, producing the protein MRPNMSRDDLRSAWLISIACAAVSMVVAAMAALNTALPDIAIDVGADAGQMTWIVDGYTLALAALLLPAGAVGDRFGRRGVLIAGLVIFGIASLLAIWVSSPTELIATRCLAGAAAALIMPTTLSLITSGVPESRRAMAVSIWAAVAGGGAIAGFLVTGILLEFFSWHSIFITFAASSVISAALCFTIGTSRDRNPGAFDYLGTMSSVLAVTAIVFGLLEAPHRGWDDPVVLVCLVGGILLVGVFCIIELRRESPLLDIRLFANRAFGSGSLSVAMQFLGSFGMFYLLLQQLQLVFGYSPLKSALALLPFVAGVGIFSLVGNWAAVRFHMVKYFISGGVLLSGVGIILMGAIDYDDYLSVAWILGIFASGIGLANATSTTAIMSNTPLDNQGIGSAVNDTSREVGAAIGIALAGSIVAAGWSSRIGPVADAARDQMVEAGQERIAAGDAAGGQALIAQADVAAGTIRRSLAEASAVADRLADQAGPLAARILDGAREAFMGPLSQAYIVLGSLIVASSLLLFWLAPMRIVEESPDGTDDSGLADADGAAPEDTDADADTVDTRPGG; encoded by the coding sequence ATGCGCCCGAATATGAGTCGAGACGACCTCCGGTCTGCGTGGTTGATCTCGATCGCGTGCGCGGCGGTGAGCATGGTCGTCGCGGCGATGGCCGCACTGAACACTGCGCTCCCCGACATCGCCATCGACGTCGGCGCCGACGCCGGACAGATGACATGGATCGTCGACGGATACACCCTTGCGCTGGCCGCACTGTTGCTGCCGGCGGGCGCCGTCGGTGATCGATTCGGCCGCCGTGGCGTTCTGATCGCCGGTCTCGTGATCTTCGGCATCGCATCCCTGCTCGCCATCTGGGTGAGTAGCCCCACCGAATTGATCGCGACCCGCTGCCTTGCCGGCGCGGCCGCTGCGCTCATCATGCCGACCACCCTCTCGTTGATCACTTCCGGCGTGCCGGAGTCGCGGCGTGCGATGGCTGTCAGCATCTGGGCGGCCGTCGCAGGCGGTGGCGCCATCGCAGGCTTCCTGGTCACCGGCATCTTGCTCGAATTCTTCTCGTGGCACTCGATCTTCATAACCTTCGCCGCGTCGTCGGTGATATCGGCGGCGTTGTGCTTCACCATCGGCACCTCACGAGACCGCAATCCCGGCGCATTCGACTATCTCGGCACGATGTCCTCGGTGCTGGCCGTGACGGCCATCGTGTTCGGTCTCCTCGAAGCGCCGCACCGCGGTTGGGATGATCCGGTCGTTCTGGTCTGCCTCGTCGGAGGCATCCTGCTCGTCGGGGTGTTCTGCATCATCGAGTTGCGACGGGAGTCGCCGCTGCTCGACATCCGCCTGTTTGCCAACCGCGCTTTCGGGTCGGGATCCCTGTCGGTGGCGATGCAGTTCCTCGGCTCCTTCGGTATGTTCTATCTGCTGCTGCAGCAACTCCAATTGGTGTTCGGATACTCGCCACTCAAGTCCGCTCTTGCCCTGCTTCCTTTCGTCGCGGGCGTCGGCATCTTCTCGCTGGTCGGCAACTGGGCCGCTGTCCGCTTTCACATGGTGAAGTACTTCATCAGCGGCGGTGTGCTGCTATCCGGGGTCGGCATCATCCTCATGGGGGCCATCGACTACGACGACTATCTTTCGGTCGCATGGATTCTCGGGATCTTCGCCAGCGGTATCGGGCTGGCGAACGCGACGTCGACCACTGCGATCATGTCGAATACTCCCCTGGACAACCAGGGAATCGGGTCCGCGGTCAACGACACATCTCGCGAAGTCGGCGCGGCCATCGGGATCGCATTGGCGGGAAGCATCGTGGCAGCGGGCTGGTCGTCGCGGATCGGCCCAGTGGCCGACGCGGCCCGCGACCAGATGGTCGAGGCCGGACAGGAGAGAATCGCTGCCGGTGACGCTGCCGGCGGGCAGGCACTGATCGCGCAGGCCGATGTCGCAGCCGGCACCATTCGCCGGTCCCTCGCCGAGGCGAGCGCCGTCGCCGACCGTCTCGCCGATCAGGCGGGCCCACTCGCCGCCCGCATCCTCGACGGGGCCCGCGAGGCATTCATGGGTCCGCTGAGCCAGGCCTACATCGTGCTCGGATCATTGATCGTCGCCAGTTCATTACTTCTGTTCTGGCTGGCGCCGATGCGCATCGTCGAGGAATCTCCCGACGGCACCGACGATTCCGGCCTCGCGGACGCCGACGGTGCCGCCCCCGAGGACACTGACGCCGACGCCGATACCGTCGATACGC
- the kstD gene encoding 3-oxosteroid 1-dehydrogenase — MAGATDPAEQNTTAQSTEGETYDVVVVGAGAAGLSAAITAAASGLKTVIIEKSPYWGGSTSRSGGGVWIPNNSVLKRDGVDDTTDRAREYVHAIIGEHAPAERIDAYIDRGPEALDFLMKNAPLDLEWVKNYSDYYPEAPGGRLGGRSVEPRPFDARKLGDDLKTLHPQYTKAPLNMVVLQSDYRWLNTGLRHWRGPLRMAKVGSRFFWARSRGKKLIAMGAALAAELLLGVRQLGVPLRLNTGLTDLLTEDGRVVGVVAESDGATFPIHARHGVILACGGFENNAEMRRKYQREPIGSDWTTGAPSNTGDGISAGQKIGAAVSLMDDAWWGPTIPLPRGPWFALSERSVPGTFIVNEQGQRFMNESLPYVEAVHQMYGGEFGQGEGPGTNVPSWLIFDQTCRNRYLFAGINARQPLPKKWLESGVVVKADTIAELAEKTGLPADALAATTERFNGFARSGVDADFGRGKSGYDHYYGDITNKPNPSLGAVAKAPFYAAKMVPGDLGTKGGIDTDASGRALRADGSVIDGLYAAGNTSAPVMGHTYAGPGATIGPAMVFGYLAALDAAAKAQTAAPSTSTTGA; from the coding sequence ATGGCCGGCGCGACCGATCCTGCAGAACAGAACACCACGGCACAGTCGACCGAGGGCGAGACGTACGACGTCGTCGTCGTCGGTGCCGGGGCGGCCGGCTTGAGCGCGGCCATCACGGCCGCCGCGAGCGGCCTGAAGACCGTCATCATCGAGAAGTCCCCGTACTGGGGTGGCTCGACGTCACGCTCGGGCGGTGGTGTCTGGATCCCGAACAACTCGGTGCTGAAGCGGGACGGTGTCGACGACACCACCGACAGGGCCCGCGAGTACGTGCACGCGATCATCGGCGAACACGCGCCCGCCGAGCGCATCGACGCCTACATCGACCGTGGGCCCGAGGCGCTGGACTTCCTCATGAAGAACGCCCCGCTCGACCTCGAATGGGTGAAGAACTACTCCGACTACTACCCCGAGGCCCCTGGTGGCCGCCTCGGCGGTCGGTCCGTCGAGCCCCGCCCGTTCGACGCCCGCAAACTCGGCGACGACCTGAAGACCCTGCATCCGCAGTACACCAAGGCTCCGCTGAACATGGTGGTGCTGCAGTCGGATTACCGGTGGCTCAACACCGGTCTCCGGCACTGGCGGGGGCCGTTGCGGATGGCCAAGGTCGGTAGTCGGTTCTTCTGGGCCCGCTCGCGCGGCAAGAAGCTCATCGCGATGGGTGCCGCACTCGCGGCCGAACTCCTGCTCGGGGTCCGTCAGCTCGGAGTTCCGCTCCGTCTCAACACCGGTCTCACCGATCTGCTGACCGAGGACGGCCGCGTGGTCGGCGTGGTCGCCGAGTCCGACGGCGCGACCTTCCCCATCCACGCTCGGCACGGCGTGATCCTGGCGTGCGGCGGCTTCGAGAACAACGCCGAGATGCGGCGCAAGTACCAGCGGGAGCCGATCGGTTCGGACTGGACCACCGGCGCACCGTCCAACACCGGTGACGGCATCAGTGCGGGACAGAAGATCGGCGCTGCGGTCTCACTGATGGACGACGCCTGGTGGGGCCCGACGATCCCGCTGCCCCGCGGTCCGTGGTTCGCGCTGTCGGAACGGTCCGTTCCCGGCACCTTCATCGTCAACGAGCAGGGACAGCGATTCATGAACGAATCGTTGCCGTACGTGGAGGCGGTGCATCAGATGTACGGCGGAGAGTTCGGTCAGGGCGAGGGGCCCGGCACTAACGTGCCGTCGTGGCTGATCTTCGACCAGACCTGTCGTAACCGCTATCTGTTCGCGGGAATCAATGCGCGCCAACCGCTTCCGAAGAAGTGGCTTGAGTCGGGTGTGGTGGTCAAAGCCGATACCATCGCCGAACTCGCTGAGAAGACCGGCCTGCCTGCGGACGCCCTCGCGGCGACCACCGAGCGATTCAACGGCTTCGCACGCTCCGGTGTGGACGCCGACTTCGGACGCGGCAAGAGCGGCTACGACCATTACTACGGCGACATCACCAACAAGCCGAACCCGAGCCTCGGCGCGGTGGCCAAGGCGCCGTTCTATGCGGCCAAGATGGTTCCCGGCGACCTCGGTACCAAGGGCGGCATCGACACCGACGCGTCCGGTCGCGCACTGCGGGCCGACGGCTCCGTCATCGACGGCCTCTATGCCGCGGGCAACACCAGCGCACCGGTGATGGGCCACACCTACGCCGGCCCGGGCGCCACCATCGGCCCGGCCATGGTCTTCGGATATCTCGCGGCCCTCGATGCCGCGGCGAAGGCGCAGACCGCAGCACCGTCCACGAGCACCACAGGAGCCTGA
- a CDS encoding SDR family oxidoreductase, translated as MTARFSDKVVLITGAGSGLGRAAATRVAGEGAALALVDVSEKGLAGTADAIAEVASDAKVIQIVADVADEDAVKGYVARTVETFGRIDAFFNNAGIEGKQDLTQDFGTEEFDKVLSINLRGVFLGLKHVLAVMKEQGSGSVVNTASVGGIRGVGNQSGYAAAKHGVVGLTRNSGIEYGQYGVSVKAIAPGAIMTPMVEGSLKQLDPENWEEAGRQFVSVNPMKRFGRPEEVGHLVAFLLSDESSFINATVIPIDGGQSEKY; from the coding sequence ATGACTGCTCGCTTCAGCGACAAGGTAGTGCTCATCACGGGCGCGGGTTCGGGGCTCGGCAGGGCCGCCGCAACTCGGGTCGCCGGCGAAGGGGCCGCCCTGGCTCTGGTGGACGTCAGCGAGAAGGGCCTGGCCGGGACTGCAGACGCCATCGCCGAGGTCGCCTCCGACGCGAAGGTGATCCAGATCGTCGCCGACGTCGCCGACGAAGATGCGGTCAAGGGCTACGTCGCCCGGACCGTCGAGACCTTCGGTCGCATCGACGCGTTCTTCAACAACGCAGGCATCGAGGGAAAGCAGGATCTCACGCAGGACTTCGGCACCGAAGAGTTCGACAAAGTGCTCTCGATCAACCTGCGCGGAGTGTTTCTCGGCCTCAAGCATGTGCTCGCGGTCATGAAGGAGCAGGGATCGGGCAGTGTCGTGAACACGGCATCGGTCGGCGGTATTCGCGGCGTCGGCAACCAGTCGGGCTATGCCGCCGCCAAGCATGGCGTGGTTGGCCTGACCCGTAATTCGGGAATCGAGTACGGGCAGTACGGCGTCTCGGTCAAGGCCATCGCACCGGGGGCCATCATGACCCCGATGGTCGAGGGTTCGCTCAAGCAGCTGGACCCGGAGAACTGGGAAGAGGCCGGCCGACAGTTCGTCAGCGTGAACCCGATGAAGCGATTCGGTCGGCCCGAGGAGGTCGGTCACCTGGTCGCCTTCCTGCTCTCCGACGAGTCGTCGTTCATCAACGCGACCGTCATCCCCATCGACGGAGGACAGTCCGAGAAGTACTGA
- a CDS encoding ferredoxin--NADP reductase, translated as MTTVAARVAPPRPASARVSRVIDETRDAKSIVFEVPADRTHDFTYRPGQFLTLRIPSDTTGSVARCYSLASCPVSDDELMVTVKRTANGYGSNWLCDNVSEGDVVDLLPPSGAFTPTSADEDLLLWGAGGGITPLFSILKSTLAIGSGHVTLIYANRDADSIIFDEQLRTLAARHPNRLVVIHWLESVRERPTADGLARLAEPFADRHSYVCGPAGFMATVRDAMASLGVPRSRVHAEVFASLRGDPFAQRTSEPRAPEPASESDVLATTTAQVDTDGDTHTIDWPRSQNLVEAMLAHGIDVPYSCREGQCGTCACVVVDGDVTMTDTGVLDEDDLEAGYVLACQARPNGDFARIRF; from the coding sequence ATGACGACGGTTGCCGCCCGCGTGGCCCCGCCGCGTCCCGCGTCGGCCCGGGTCTCACGAGTCATCGACGAGACCCGGGACGCGAAGTCCATCGTGTTCGAGGTGCCGGCCGACCGCACGCACGACTTCACCTATCGTCCCGGCCAATTCCTCACCCTGCGCATCCCCAGCGACACAACGGGGTCGGTGGCCCGCTGCTACTCCCTCGCCAGTTGCCCGGTCAGCGACGACGAGCTGATGGTCACGGTCAAGCGCACCGCGAACGGCTACGGCTCCAACTGGTTGTGCGACAACGTGTCCGAAGGAGACGTCGTCGACCTGCTCCCGCCGTCCGGCGCCTTCACGCCGACGTCGGCAGACGAGGACCTCCTCCTCTGGGGAGCCGGTGGTGGCATCACCCCGCTGTTCTCGATTCTCAAGTCCACCCTCGCGATCGGGAGTGGGCACGTCACGCTCATCTACGCCAACCGCGATGCCGACTCGATCATCTTCGACGAGCAACTACGCACTCTCGCAGCGCGGCACCCGAACCGGTTGGTCGTGATCCACTGGCTCGAATCCGTCCGGGAACGACCGACCGCCGACGGACTCGCACGGTTGGCCGAGCCGTTCGCCGACCGCCACTCCTACGTGTGTGGTCCCGCAGGGTTCATGGCGACGGTTCGCGACGCGATGGCGAGCCTCGGCGTACCACGGTCACGGGTGCACGCCGAGGTCTTCGCATCTCTTCGCGGCGACCCCTTCGCCCAGCGCACATCGGAACCACGCGCACCGGAACCCGCCTCGGAGTCCGATGTCCTCGCCACGACGACCGCGCAGGTCGATACCGACGGAGACACTCACACCATCGACTGGCCGCGATCGCAGAACCTGGTGGAAGCGATGCTCGCCCACGGAATCGACGTCCCCTACTCCTGCCGCGAAGGGCAATGCGGCACCTGCGCCTGTGTCGTCGTCGACGGCGACGTGACGATGACCGACACCGGCGTGCTCGACGAGGACGACCTGGAAGCCGGCTACGTCCTGGCATGCCAGGCCCGGCCGAACGGTGATTTCGCCCGCATCAGATTCTGA
- a CDS encoding DUF6918 family protein translates to MSDSLQSLLDNDRPAVVADLVEVIDAEVSDQKGLGGAAVKTAYAAAQKVKPGITASATDKMLPDFLSALAPLWDSKPAGVTFGDHLVANGDTAAEALLTVTDDQAATAKPSLAKAYNSLRGKAKGYVIAALPRVGAAIEKHAG, encoded by the coding sequence ATGAGTGATTCGCTGCAGTCCCTGCTCGACAACGATCGCCCCGCCGTGGTCGCCGACCTTGTCGAGGTGATCGACGCCGAGGTGTCGGACCAGAAGGGACTCGGCGGCGCCGCCGTGAAGACGGCCTACGCGGCCGCCCAGAAGGTCAAGCCCGGCATCACCGCATCGGCGACCGACAAGATGCTCCCGGACTTCTTGTCGGCGCTTGCACCGCTGTGGGACTCGAAGCCTGCCGGGGTCACCTTCGGCGATCATCTCGTCGCCAACGGCGATACCGCAGCCGAAGCACTGTTGACGGTCACCGATGATCAGGCCGCGACCGCGAAGCCGTCGCTGGCCAAGGCTTACAACTCGTTGCGAGGCAAGGCCAAAGGCTATGTCATTGCGGCGCTCCCTCGAGTGGGCGCCGCAATCGAGAAGCACGCAGGCTGA